One Thermodesulfatator atlanticus DSM 21156 DNA window includes the following coding sequences:
- a CDS encoding AMP-dependent synthetase/ligase, protein MKQSSVLREHRGIFTIPEMVERSARDFGPRKALSVFRNGSYQHLTYDELGFRVRLLAKALHSIGIKKGDKCAILGPNSPEWGQAYLGITSAGGICVPIDSLLKPHEFRHIFADTKTKVVFVARKFLDTILEVNEEHHFKKIILLDPDVPPPEGVESFEAFLARGKKAKGEPKRPKLKDTAAIIYTSGTTGKAKGVMLSHENIMSDVAVVYQVIDLGPGDNILSVLPMHHTLECTGGFILPLYAGLHITYARSLKSRDIIEDLRNSRASVMIGVPLLFQKMIEGIERKIRQAPPHRRALMKGLLKAVEIAAKLGREDEAAKALFAKLREKAGLGHLKYFVSGGAPLPPFVFHKFKRLGIKILQGYGLTEASPVLTLNPVHAPKGESIGLPLPEVEVKIAHPNQNGVGELCFRGPMIMQGYYQNPEATREAIDDEGFLHTGDLGYVDDDGYLYICGRAKNLIVTPAGKNVYPEEVEFYLNRSPFILESMVYGIPTDRGGEEVAAVIVPDYEEIDRHFAKEKLSEDDVREIIAKEVKKAMEKVAGYKRVKQFVIWDEELPKTSTRKIKRHQVLPVLLSMKKG, encoded by the coding sequence ATGAAACAAAGCTCTGTGCTGCGGGAACATCGCGGCATCTTTACTATCCCTGAAATGGTTGAGAGATCAGCACGGGATTTCGGGCCTAGAAAAGCCCTTTCCGTGTTTCGCAATGGTAGCTATCAGCATCTAACCTACGATGAGCTCGGTTTCAGGGTCAGACTCCTTGCCAAAGCTCTCCACAGCATCGGTATAAAAAAGGGTGATAAATGCGCCATCCTGGGCCCGAACTCACCAGAATGGGGGCAAGCCTACCTTGGCATTACCTCTGCCGGAGGAATATGCGTGCCTATTGACTCCCTTCTTAAACCCCATGAGTTTCGCCATATTTTCGCTGACACCAAGACCAAAGTAGTATTTGTAGCTCGCAAGTTTTTAGACACCATCCTCGAGGTAAACGAAGAGCATCATTTCAAAAAAATAATCTTGCTTGATCCTGATGTGCCTCCCCCCGAGGGAGTAGAAAGCTTTGAAGCCTTTCTTGCGCGCGGAAAAAAGGCCAAAGGGGAGCCCAAACGCCCCAAACTAAAAGACACCGCCGCCATTATTTATACCTCCGGAACCACAGGCAAAGCCAAGGGCGTGATGCTTTCTCATGAAAACATTATGTCTGACGTGGCGGTGGTTTACCAGGTAATAGACCTTGGTCCGGGGGACAATATCCTTTCTGTTTTGCCCATGCACCATACCCTTGAGTGCACTGGAGGCTTTATCTTGCCCCTTTATGCAGGGCTTCACATCACTTATGCCCGCAGTCTCAAATCCCGCGACATTATCGAAGATCTCCGTAACTCTCGGGCCTCAGTTATGATAGGGGTGCCCCTTCTTTTTCAAAAAATGATTGAAGGTATCGAACGCAAAATAAGACAGGCCCCTCCTCATCGCCGCGCCCTTATGAAAGGGCTACTCAAAGCCGTGGAAATAGCAGCAAAGTTGGGACGCGAAGACGAAGCCGCCAAGGCCCTTTTTGCTAAACTAAGAGAAAAAGCTGGCCTTGGACACCTCAAGTATTTTGTCTCTGGAGGCGCACCGCTTCCGCCCTTTGTTTTTCACAAATTCAAGCGCCTGGGCATTAAAATTCTTCAGGGCTATGGCCTAACCGAAGCAAGCCCGGTGCTTACTCTTAATCCTGTCCACGCTCCAAAGGGCGAAAGCATAGGGCTGCCTCTTCCAGAAGTAGAAGTAAAAATCGCCCATCCCAATCAAAATGGCGTGGGGGAGCTTTGTTTTCGAGGCCCTATGATCATGCAGGGATATTATCAGAATCCAGAGGCCACCCGCGAGGCCATTGATGATGAAGGCTTTTTGCACACAGGTGATCTGGGGTACGTAGATGACGACGGATATCTTTATATCTGCGGTCGCGCCAAAAACCTTATCGTCACTCCGGCAGGTAAAAACGTCTATCCCGAAGAAGTTGAGTTTTACCTTAACCGCAGTCCCTTCATATTGGAAAGCATGGTCTATGGTATTCCCACTGATCGTGGAGGCGAAGAGGTGGCCGCGGTGATCGTGCCTGATTACGAAGAAATTGACCGCCATTTTGCCAAGGAAAAGCTAAGCGAAGACGACGTAAGGGAAATCATTGCCAAAGAGGTTAAAAAGGCTATGGAAAAGGTAGCTGGTTATAAGAGGGTGAAACAGTTTGTCATCTGGGATGAAGAGCTTCCCAAAACCTCTACACGAAAAATCAAACGCCATCAGGTTTTGCCAGTACTGCTTAGCATGAAAAAAGGCTAA